A single window of uncultured Pseudodesulfovibrio sp. DNA harbors:
- a CDS encoding CrcB family protein: MLQKILLIMAAGSVGTLARYSLAGWAQRMAGAGFPWGTFVVNMVGCFTVGLLWALFERRWAIPAETQTIVLVGFMGAFTTFSSYILESGLMLRTADWTGAVVYIGLQNIIGIAALMAGLAVANVLWEA; this comes from the coding sequence ATGCTTCAGAAAATCCTCCTCATAATGGCGGCTGGTTCAGTCGGAACATTGGCCCGTTATTCACTTGCTGGATGGGCACAGCGAATGGCCGGTGCCGGTTTCCCGTGGGGAACGTTCGTCGTGAATATGGTCGGTTGTTTTACTGTCGGCCTGCTTTGGGCCTTGTTTGAAAGGCGGTGGGCCATTCCTGCCGAGACGCAAACCATAGTGCTCGTGGGTTTTATGGGCGCATTTACCACCTTTTCTTCATACATACTTGAGTCTGGGCTTATGCTGAGGACTGCGGATTGGACCGGTGCCGTTGTGTACATCGGCCTACAAAATATTATCGGTATAGCCGCTCTCATGGCCGGTCTTGCCGTCGCAAACGTACTTTGGGAGGCATAG
- the sat gene encoding sulfate adenylyltransferase: protein MSNLVAPHGGKGLVCCLLEGAELEAEIKKAEGLKTLEISDRAKGDLIMMGIGGFSPLNGFMTQADWKGVCKDFLMADGTFWPIPITLDTNDEDVAVGDEVALKAADGTVYATMKVEEKFEMTEADKKWECELVYKGEGEESADDVFWKIAMEDHPGVQMVMAQGKYNLAGPVKVLSEGDYAARFPGVYLTPAQIRAEMEKRGWSNVAALQLRNPMHRSHEFLAKIAVEVCDGVVIHSLIGNLKPGDIPGDVRIECIQILIDNYFVPENVINAGYPLDMRYAGPREGLIHATFRQNYGINNMLIGRDHAGVGDFYGLFEAQEIFKKIPYQDGCTAEPGKALLCKNMNIDWTFYCYKCDGMASMRTCPHTKEDRVILSGTKLRKALSEGAEVVDHFGRDEVLVRLREYYGSLTEKVEVKMQKAASGADM, encoded by the coding sequence ATGTCCAACCTCGTAGCACCTCACGGTGGAAAAGGTCTCGTCTGCTGCCTGCTCGAAGGCGCTGAGCTCGAAGCTGAAATCAAAAAGGCTGAAGGCCTGAAGACTCTGGAAATTTCTGATCGCGCCAAGGGCGACCTGATCATGATGGGTATCGGTGGCTTCTCTCCGCTGAACGGCTTCATGACCCAGGCTGACTGGAAAGGCGTCTGCAAAGACTTCCTGATGGCTGATGGCACCTTCTGGCCCATCCCCATCACTCTGGACACCAACGACGAAGACGTCGCAGTTGGTGACGAAGTCGCTCTGAAAGCTGCTGATGGCACCGTTTACGCCACCATGAAGGTCGAAGAAAAGTTCGAGATGACCGAAGCCGACAAGAAGTGGGAATGCGAACTCGTCTACAAAGGCGAAGGCGAAGAGTCCGCTGATGACGTTTTCTGGAAGATCGCAATGGAAGATCATCCGGGCGTCCAGATGGTTATGGCTCAGGGCAAATACAACCTGGCCGGCCCCGTCAAAGTCCTGTCCGAAGGCGACTACGCCGCTCGTTTCCCCGGTGTTTACCTGACTCCTGCTCAGATTCGTGCTGAAATGGAAAAACGTGGCTGGTCCAACGTTGCCGCTCTGCAGCTTCGTAACCCCATGCACCGTTCCCATGAGTTCCTCGCCAAGATCGCAGTTGAAGTCTGTGACGGCGTTGTGATTCACTCCCTGATCGGTAACCTGAAGCCGGGCGATATCCCGGGTGATGTCCGCATTGAGTGCATCCAGATCCTCATCGACAACTACTTCGTTCCCGAGAACGTCATCAACGCCGGTTACCCCCTGGACATGCGTTATGCTGGTCCCCGTGAAGGTCTCATCCACGCTACCTTCCGTCAGAACTACGGCATCAACAACATGCTCATCGGTCGTGACCACGCTGGCGTCGGCGACTTCTACGGTCTGTTCGAAGCTCAGGAAATCTTCAAGAAGATCCCTTACCAAGATGGTTGCACCGCCGAGCCCGGAAAGGCCCTGCTCTGCAAGAACATGAACATCGACTGGACCTTCTACTGCTACAAGTGCGACGGCATGGCTTCCATGCGTACGTGCCCCCATACCAAAGAAGACCGCGTCATCCTGTCCGGTACCAAGCTGCGTAAAGCCCTGTCCGAAGGCGCTGAAGTCGTCGACCACTTCGGTCGTGACGAAGTGCTCGTTCGCCTGCGCGAATACTACGGCAGCCTGACCGAAAAGGTTGAAGTCAAAATGCAGAAGGCTGCTTCCGGCGCTGACATGTAA
- a CDS encoding CoB--CoM heterodisulfide reductase iron-sulfur subunit A family protein, translated as MKRMSNNSILVVGGGFAGITAALEAAEVGYEVYIVETNPYIGGRVAQLNQYFPKLCPPSCGLEIQFQRIKNNPNVKVITMADVTSVSGTAGNYDVKITQRPRFVNEKCTACGECEKATSTQVESEFDFGTGTRGLAYKTHPFMFPMRYVVDAENASESELEAIKASCPYDAVALDDAAKEIDLAVGAIVVATGWKPYDVSKLTNLGGGTLKNVVTNMQFERLCAPNGPTSGKIQRPSDGAEPKKIAFVQCAGSRDQNHLNYCSYICCMASLKHVRYVRERSDASATIYYIDLRTPGRYDKFKSITEADEKLSLVKGKVADIVEDAQGNPVVTVENALTGIKTEETFDMVVLATGMEPSCAGLKAPAGRIDVDGFVIDGEGIIAAGCAKQPFDVMKSAQSGTAAAMKAIQTVVGR; from the coding sequence ATTAAGAGAATGTCGAATAATAGTATTCTCGTTGTAGGCGGGGGGTTCGCAGGAATCACCGCCGCCCTCGAAGCTGCCGAAGTCGGCTACGAGGTGTACATCGTTGAAACTAATCCCTACATTGGTGGCAGGGTTGCACAGCTGAATCAGTATTTCCCCAAGCTGTGTCCTCCGTCCTGTGGTCTGGAGATTCAGTTTCAGCGGATTAAGAACAACCCAAATGTAAAGGTCATTACCATGGCCGATGTGACATCCGTTTCCGGCACTGCCGGCAATTACGATGTCAAAATCACGCAGCGTCCCCGCTTCGTGAACGAAAAATGTACTGCCTGCGGCGAGTGTGAGAAGGCAACTTCCACTCAGGTCGAGTCCGAATTTGATTTCGGTACCGGTACTCGCGGTCTGGCATACAAGACTCATCCCTTCATGTTCCCCATGCGCTACGTTGTGGATGCCGAGAATGCATCCGAGTCCGAGCTGGAAGCCATTAAGGCATCCTGCCCGTACGACGCAGTAGCTCTGGACGACGCTGCCAAGGAAATTGATTTGGCTGTCGGCGCTATCGTTGTTGCGACTGGTTGGAAGCCTTACGATGTTTCCAAGCTGACCAACCTCGGCGGTGGTACCTTGAAGAATGTGGTCACCAACATGCAGTTCGAGCGTCTGTGTGCGCCCAACGGCCCAACTTCTGGCAAGATACAGCGTCCTTCTGACGGTGCAGAGCCCAAGAAGATCGCTTTTGTCCAGTGTGCCGGTTCTCGCGACCAGAATCACCTGAACTACTGTTCCTACATTTGCTGCATGGCTTCACTCAAGCATGTTCGCTATGTCCGTGAACGTTCTGACGCCAGCGCAACGATCTACTACATTGATCTGCGTACGCCTGGTCGTTACGACAAGTTCAAGTCCATTACCGAGGCCGATGAAAAACTCAGCTTGGTCAAGGGCAAGGTCGCTGACATTGTTGAAGACGCCCAAGGCAACCCAGTCGTCACCGTTGAAAATGCACTCACTGGTATTAAAACCGAAGAGACATTTGACATGGTCGTTCTGGCTACCGGCATGGAGCCCAGTTGTGCTGGTCTCAAGGCCCCGGCCGGAAGGATTGATGTTGACGGTTTCGTCATCGACGGCGAAGGAATCATTGCCGCCGGTTGTGCCAAGCAGCCCTTTGACGTCATGAAGTCCGCCCAGTCCGGCACCGCTGCCGCGATGAAAGCGATTCAAACCGTGGTAGGGAGGTAA
- a CDS encoding hydrogenase iron-sulfur subunit has translation MAEKLGVYICGGCDIGANLDVDALAEFAGNGKHSSNVAVAKSNPVLCSPEGKAMIEADIAENDLDGVVCCACSSRAKWDVFKFGEKVQVERVSLREQCVWSYQEDPQFPGQMEVIAKDYTNMGIIKLINSRIPEPELPDPYKTIMVVGGGYTGLNAALNAASVGYSVILVEQDDKLGGKAATMYKSYPLGAPFGDRAEKIDVAGVINQVESNDKIQVITGATVEALAGAPAQYKATVGGTEYEIGAVVMATGFVPGKTEFLAPLGYGSIKNVVTSAEFEAMAANGGIKTADGRTPSSVAFIVDTSLLMEGVTYDPCGEACEEELPCDESSTEDDECETFHYPDKESAKHLAYSSELTSLVALKHANYVRELAPNATAYVIYDHMMVPGINEKYYQAAQDDAGIMLTKGTVTGVSEAGSSVVVKAKDTLLGADIELAADMVVVPTAIVPTTAANPTMNFVYRQGPAFPDLELFDGFADSNYICFPYETRRTGVYAAGCVRQPMGLGLAAEDAAGAALKAIQCIESANRGMSVHPRSGDLSFPEFNFMRCTQCKRCTEECPFGALDDDEKGTPLPNPTRCRRCGTCMGACPERVISFSNYGITQIGQAIKEVKVPDTLEEGGPRIIVLACENDATPALDMAAMRGKSWSPYVRFIPVRCLGSVNAIWVADAMSKGVDGVMMLGCKYGDDYQCHFVKGSELCNRRKENIAESLGRLGVEPERVEQYEVSIDMYDQVPAMIDEFVENITTNFGPNPFKGY, from the coding sequence ATGGCTGAAAAGCTTGGAGTATATATCTGTGGAGGTTGTGACATCGGGGCAAATCTCGATGTCGACGCCCTGGCCGAGTTCGCTGGAAACGGCAAACACTCCTCCAACGTTGCCGTGGCCAAGTCTAATCCGGTTCTTTGTAGCCCGGAAGGCAAGGCCATGATTGAGGCCGATATCGCCGAGAACGATTTGGACGGCGTGGTTTGCTGCGCCTGTTCCTCCCGCGCCAAGTGGGATGTGTTCAAGTTTGGCGAAAAAGTCCAAGTAGAACGAGTCTCTCTGCGTGAGCAGTGCGTCTGGTCCTATCAGGAAGACCCTCAGTTCCCTGGTCAGATGGAAGTCATCGCCAAGGACTACACCAATATGGGAATCATCAAGCTGATCAACAGCCGGATTCCCGAACCGGAACTGCCGGATCCTTACAAGACCATTATGGTCGTGGGTGGCGGTTACACCGGTTTGAACGCGGCTCTCAACGCCGCCAGCGTAGGTTACTCCGTAATCCTCGTTGAACAGGATGATAAGCTTGGTGGCAAGGCTGCCACCATGTACAAATCCTATCCGCTGGGTGCACCTTTTGGTGACCGTGCGGAAAAGATTGATGTTGCAGGTGTGATCAATCAGGTCGAGTCCAACGACAAGATTCAGGTTATCACCGGTGCTACCGTTGAAGCTCTGGCTGGCGCTCCGGCCCAGTACAAGGCTACAGTCGGTGGTACCGAATATGAAATCGGCGCAGTCGTCATGGCTACCGGTTTTGTACCCGGTAAGACAGAATTCCTGGCTCCCTTGGGTTACGGTTCCATCAAGAACGTCGTGACTTCTGCCGAGTTCGAAGCCATGGCTGCTAACGGCGGTATCAAGACCGCAGACGGTCGGACTCCTTCCTCCGTCGCTTTCATCGTTGACACTTCCCTCCTCATGGAAGGCGTCACCTACGATCCTTGCGGCGAAGCATGTGAAGAAGAACTTCCCTGCGACGAAAGCAGCACTGAAGATGATGAGTGTGAGACCTTCCATTACCCGGATAAGGAATCCGCTAAACATCTGGCATACAGTTCCGAGTTGACTTCCCTGGTCGCTCTGAAACATGCCAATTACGTGCGTGAACTTGCTCCCAATGCCACAGCCTACGTGATTTATGATCACATGATGGTTCCGGGCATTAACGAAAAATACTATCAGGCCGCTCAGGATGACGCGGGTATCATGTTGACCAAGGGCACCGTCACCGGTGTTTCCGAGGCCGGCAGCTCCGTGGTCGTCAAGGCCAAGGATACCTTGTTGGGTGCAGACATCGAATTGGCCGCCGACATGGTTGTGGTTCCCACCGCCATCGTCCCGACTACCGCTGCCAACCCGACAATGAACTTCGTCTATCGTCAGGGCCCGGCTTTCCCGGACCTTGAACTGTTCGACGGGTTTGCTGATTCCAACTATATCTGCTTCCCCTACGAGACCCGCCGTACAGGCGTTTACGCCGCTGGTTGCGTGCGTCAGCCCATGGGCCTTGGTCTCGCCGCAGAGGATGCAGCCGGTGCCGCCCTCAAGGCTATCCAGTGCATCGAGTCCGCCAACCGTGGTATGTCTGTACATCCCCGTTCCGGTGACTTGAGTTTCCCCGAGTTCAACTTCATGCGTTGTACTCAGTGTAAGCGTTGCACCGAGGAATGCCCGTTTGGTGCTTTGGATGATGACGAGAAGGGTACGCCGCTTCCGAATCCCACCCGTTGCCGCCGTTGCGGTACGTGCATGGGTGCCTGTCCAGAACGTGTTATCTCCTTCTCCAACTACGGCATCACTCAGATTGGTCAGGCCATCAAGGAAGTCAAAGTTCCCGATACTCTGGAAGAAGGCGGTCCCCGCATTATCGTCCTGGCGTGTGAGAACGATGCTACCCCGGCTCTGGACATGGCTGCCATGCGCGGTAAGAGCTGGAGCCCCTATGTGCGCTTCATCCCCGTGCGTTGCCTCGGTTCTGTCAATGCCATCTGGGTCGCTGACGCAATGTCCAAGGGCGTTGACGGCGTGATGATGCTTGGCTGTAAGTACGGCGACGACTACCAGTGCCACTTCGTCAAGGGTTCCGAACTGTGTAACCGCCGTAAGGAAAACATCGCTGAGTCCCTGGGACGTCTCGGTGTCGAGCCTGAACGCGTTGAACAGTACGAGGTCTCCATCGACATGTACGATCAGGTCCCGGCCATGATCGATGAGTTCGTTGAGAACATCACCACCAACTTTGGCCCCAACCCGTTCAAGGGTTACTAG
- the qmoC gene encoding quinone-interacting membrane-bound oxidoreductase complex subunit QmoC yields the protein MSNTVKVQPDLKFVEELQAVGGDSLKKCYQCATCSVVCPLSPADNPYPRKEMVWAQWGLKDRLVNDIDIWLCHNCGTCSTLCPRGAKPGDLLAALRNMAYRNLAPLPIIGKLMSNSSGMLPLAAVPALFYGIIWFIMAGKVGSFLPTFNWDAATHSWVPAADGQIVFGGLFPGDYVIDPVFMLVFAFMIWGFYAGVRNMLKAFKEQPKTFIVGRKDEPSFIACLIDTAKYEILQHTQFLDCNDDDADELDIKRASGHRWLMFSFIALMIVTGTVAAGHWGGWTLRFLGITGLGDIVSAIGHTPMPFYHPVKLLALVGAGLGIYGLMALTKRRVNLDQTKQSSNWYDWYLITLIWTIFLTGIAAMVFRVLGVAVLAYPIYYVHLIGVFMLLAYLPWSKLGHLVYRTVALSYAKQIGRIPMGADK from the coding sequence ATGTCTAATACCGTCAAGGTACAACCGGACCTTAAGTTCGTAGAAGAGTTGCAGGCCGTAGGCGGCGACTCCCTGAAAAAATGCTACCAGTGCGCCACCTGCTCGGTGGTCTGCCCTCTGTCCCCGGCTGACAACCCGTATCCCCGTAAGGAGATGGTCTGGGCTCAGTGGGGTCTCAAGGATCGCCTGGTTAACGATATTGATATCTGGTTGTGTCATAACTGCGGCACCTGTTCTACATTGTGCCCCCGTGGTGCCAAGCCGGGCGACCTGTTGGCTGCCCTGCGTAACATGGCCTATCGCAATCTGGCTCCGCTGCCGATTATCGGCAAGCTGATGTCCAACTCCAGCGGCATGCTGCCTCTGGCTGCGGTTCCGGCTCTGTTCTACGGCATTATTTGGTTCATCATGGCTGGCAAGGTTGGTTCCTTCCTGCCTACATTCAATTGGGATGCAGCCACTCATAGCTGGGTTCCTGCCGCAGATGGTCAGATCGTCTTCGGTGGTCTGTTCCCCGGTGATTATGTTATTGACCCTGTCTTCATGTTGGTTTTCGCCTTCATGATCTGGGGATTTTATGCCGGTGTGCGCAATATGCTCAAGGCCTTCAAAGAGCAGCCCAAGACATTCATCGTTGGTCGTAAAGATGAGCCGAGCTTCATCGCTTGTCTGATCGATACCGCCAAGTATGAAATCTTGCAGCACACTCAGTTCCTCGATTGTAATGATGACGACGCTGACGAGTTGGATATCAAGCGCGCTTCCGGCCACCGCTGGTTGATGTTCTCTTTTATCGCTCTGATGATCGTTACCGGTACTGTCGCTGCAGGTCACTGGGGCGGCTGGACACTGCGTTTCCTTGGCATCACTGGCTTGGGCGACATCGTGTCTGCTATCGGTCATACACCCATGCCGTTCTATCATCCTGTCAAGCTGCTGGCTCTGGTCGGCGCTGGTCTGGGGATTTACGGCCTCATGGCTTTGACCAAACGTCGCGTGAATCTGGACCAAACCAAGCAGTCTTCCAACTGGTATGACTGGTACCTGATCACTTTGATCTGGACCATATTCCTGACTGGTATCGCTGCCATGGTCTTCCGTGTACTCGGCGTGGCTGTACTGGCTTACCCGATCTATTACGTGCATCTGATCGGTGTGTTTATGCTGCTCGCATACCTGCCGTGGTCCAAGTTGGGTCACCTCGTATACCGTACAGTGGCATTGTCCTACGCCAAGCAGATTGGCCGCATCCCCATGGGCGCCGACAAATAG
- the aprB gene encoding adenylyl-sulfate reductase subunit beta has product MPTFVNPEKCDGCKGGEKTACMYICPNDLMILDADEMKAYNQEPSACWECYSCVKICPQGAIEARPYADFAPMGGTSIPMRSAEDIMWTIKFRNGSVKRFKFPIRTTAEGSIKPFEGKPEPTDLDNELLFTEAELAAPKATAMEEASVTEADLKKEWKMEDYASLV; this is encoded by the coding sequence ATGCCGACCTTTGTTAACCCGGAAAAATGTGACGGCTGCAAGGGTGGCGAAAAGACCGCTTGCATGTACATTTGCCCTAACGATCTGATGATCCTGGACGCTGACGAAATGAAAGCTTACAACCAGGAACCGTCTGCATGTTGGGAATGTTATTCTTGCGTGAAAATTTGCCCCCAGGGTGCTATTGAAGCACGCCCGTATGCCGACTTCGCCCCCATGGGTGGTACCTCCATCCCGATGCGTTCCGCTGAAGATATCATGTGGACCATCAAATTCCGTAATGGCAGCGTGAAACGTTTCAAGTTCCCCATCCGTACTACTGCTGAAGGTTCCATCAAGCCTTTCGAAGGTAAGCCTGAGCCGACCGATCTGGACAATGAATTGTTGTTCACTGAGGCCGAACTCGCCGCCCCGAAAGCGACTGCAATGGAAGAAGCTTCTGTCACCGAAGCTGACCTGAAGAAAGAGTGGAAGATGGAAGATTACGCCAGCCTGGTCTAG
- the aprA gene encoding adenylyl-sulfate reductase subunit alpha, with amino-acid sequence MPLLPSKEASKGVALAEPEIIEKDVDILMVGGGMGNCGAAFEAMRWIEKVDPSITLELVDKASLERSGAVAQGLSAINTYCGDNDVDDYVRMVRTDLMGIVREDLIFDLGRHVDDSVHLFEEWGLPVWVKKDGKNLDGAKAKAEGLAIRNGDAPVRSGRWQIMINGESYKCIVAEAAKNAIGEDRYVERVFIVKMLLDANEPNRIAGAVGFSTRENKVYIYKCNAAVVACGGAVNVYRPRSTGEGMGRAWYPVWNAGSTYTMVAQVGGEMTMMENRFVPARFKDGYGPVGAWFLLFKAKATNYKGEDYCETNRAMLKPYEDRGYAKGHIIPTCLRNHMMLREMREGRGPIFMDTKTALLNTVGGDLSGPEWKHLESEAWEDFLDMCVGQANLWAATNCAPEDRGSEIMPTEPYLLGSHSGCCGIWCSGPDEEWVPDSYKVKADNGKVYNRMTTVNGLWTCADGVGASGHKFSSGSHAEGRIVGKQMVRWVVDHKDFKPSIKESAADLAKELYQPWYTYEENKAGSTDPVVNPAYITPHNFMMRLIKCTDEYGGGVATLYMTSKALLNTGFWLIGMMEEDSKKLAARDLHELMRCWEQFHRLWTVRLHMQHIEFREESRYPGFYYRGDFMGLDDSKWKCFCNSKYDPATGVTTIFKKPYVKIIPDA; translated from the coding sequence ATGCCTCTGCTTCCCAGCAAAGAAGCTTCCAAGGGTGTTGCTCTCGCCGAGCCGGAAATCATCGAGAAAGACGTTGATATCCTGATGGTCGGCGGTGGCATGGGTAACTGCGGTGCCGCTTTCGAAGCCATGCGTTGGATCGAAAAAGTTGACCCGTCCATCACCCTCGAACTCGTTGACAAGGCCTCCCTCGAGCGCTCCGGCGCAGTTGCCCAGGGCCTGTCCGCTATTAACACCTACTGCGGCGACAACGATGTCGACGATTACGTCCGTATGGTCCGTACTGACCTCATGGGCATCGTCCGCGAAGATTTGATCTTCGACCTCGGTCGTCACGTAGATGATTCCGTCCATCTCTTCGAAGAATGGGGCCTCCCCGTTTGGGTTAAGAAAGACGGCAAGAACCTCGACGGTGCCAAGGCTAAGGCTGAAGGCCTCGCCATCCGTAACGGCGACGCTCCGGTTCGTTCCGGTCGCTGGCAGATCATGATCAACGGTGAGTCCTACAAGTGCATCGTTGCTGAAGCTGCCAAGAACGCCATTGGTGAAGACCGCTACGTTGAGCGTGTATTCATCGTTAAGATGCTGTTGGACGCAAATGAGCCCAACCGTATCGCCGGTGCTGTCGGTTTCTCCACTCGTGAGAATAAAGTTTACATCTACAAGTGCAACGCTGCTGTTGTCGCTTGTGGTGGTGCTGTTAACGTGTACCGTCCCCGCTCCACTGGTGAGGGTATGGGTCGCGCTTGGTACCCCGTTTGGAACGCAGGTTCCACCTACACCATGGTTGCCCAGGTTGGCGGCGAAATGACCATGATGGAAAACCGCTTCGTCCCCGCCCGTTTCAAAGATGGTTACGGTCCGGTCGGCGCTTGGTTCCTCCTCTTCAAGGCCAAAGCTACCAACTACAAGGGTGAAGATTATTGTGAGACCAACCGTGCTATGCTGAAGCCTTACGAGGATCGCGGCTACGCCAAGGGTCACATCATCCCCACCTGCTTGCGTAACCACATGATGCTCCGTGAAATGCGTGAAGGCCGCGGCCCGATCTTCATGGACACCAAAACTGCCCTGCTGAACACTGTTGGCGGCGACCTGTCCGGTCCCGAATGGAAGCATCTCGAGTCTGAAGCTTGGGAAGATTTCCTCGACATGTGCGTTGGCCAGGCTAACCTCTGGGCCGCTACTAACTGCGCTCCTGAGGATCGTGGTTCTGAGATCATGCCCACCGAACCTTATCTCCTCGGCTCCCACTCCGGTTGCTGCGGTATCTGGTGCTCCGGCCCGGACGAAGAATGGGTTCCCGATTCCTACAAGGTTAAAGCTGACAACGGTAAGGTCTACAACCGTATGACCACCGTTAACGGCCTCTGGACCTGTGCTGATGGTGTTGGCGCTTCTGGTCACAAGTTCTCCTCCGGTTCCCATGCTGAAGGCCGTATCGTCGGCAAGCAGATGGTCCGTTGGGTTGTCGATCACAAGGACTTCAAGCCCTCCATCAAAGAATCTGCTGCTGATCTCGCTAAAGAGCTCTACCAGCCCTGGTACACATACGAAGAGAACAAGGCCGGTTCCACCGATCCTGTTGTCAACCCTGCTTACATCACTCCCCACAACTTCATGATGCGCCTCATTAAGTGCACCGATGAATACGGTGGTGGTGTTGCTACTCTGTACATGACCTCCAAGGCTCTGCTGAACACCGGTTTCTGGTTGATCGGCATGATGGAAGAAGATTCCAAGAAGCTCGCAGCTCGTGATCTCCACGAACTGATGCGCTGCTGGGAACAGTTCCACCGCCTCTGGACCGTCCGTCTGCACATGCAGCACATCGAGTTCCGTGAAGAATCCCGTTACCCGGGCTTCTACTACCGCGGCGACTTCATGGGTCTGGACGATTCCAAGTGGAAGTGCTTCTGTAACTCCAAGTACGATCCCGCCACTGGCGTGACTACTATCTTCAAGAAGCCTTACGTCAAGATCATCCCCGACGCCTAA
- a CDS encoding glycine zipper domain-containing protein produces MRNILIVTLLICFLVGGFGCANKAQQGATVGGLAGATIGALTFNDKLLGAAVGAGVGVLMGYIVGNEWDKSDEKQVQHTLEKGRSGQAQTWTNPDTGASYSATPTPPYMSEEKVYRDVVIKDAKDGQEIMAKAWRDDNGVWHLKQ; encoded by the coding sequence GTGCGAAATATTTTGATTGTGACATTGCTGATTTGTTTTCTCGTGGGCGGATTCGGTTGCGCCAACAAGGCACAGCAGGGAGCCACGGTGGGAGGTCTTGCCGGTGCAACTATTGGTGCGTTGACTTTTAATGACAAACTACTCGGTGCGGCAGTCGGTGCCGGTGTAGGTGTCCTGATGGGGTATATTGTCGGTAATGAGTGGGACAAGAGCGATGAAAAACAGGTGCAGCATACGCTGGAAAAAGGTCGTTCGGGTCAAGCGCAAACATGGACTAACCCCGATACCGGGGCAAGCTACTCTGCCACGCCTACGCCTCCTTATATGTCGGAAGAAAAGGTCTATCGCGACGTAGTCATCAAGGATGCCAAGGATGGTCAGGAAATTATGGCCAAGGCCTGGCGTGATGACAATGGTGTCTGGCATCTCAAGCAGTAA